The proteins below come from a single Euleptes europaea isolate rEulEur1 chromosome 5, rEulEur1.hap1, whole genome shotgun sequence genomic window:
- the NPPC gene encoding C-type natriuretic peptide: MYLSHVVAGGLLVALLALEAQPAPQHPSKASPRQGPSGSAAALGRELAELLAASSGPAAGRGGKAGASPPRGKGGASSRLLRDLRTDTKQARGGWPRLAHPEHHAGGGGGGGGGGGGGSRRLKGFPKKGLPKGCFGLKLDRIGAMSGLGC, from the exons ATGTACCTCTCGCACGTCGTGGCTGGCGGCCTCCTCGTCGCCCTGCTGGCCCTGGAGGCGCAGCCGGCCCCCCAGCACCCGTCCAAG GCTTCTCCCCGGCAGGGCCCCTCGGGGAGCGCGGCGGCGCTGGGCCGCGAACTGGCGGAGCTGCTGGCCGCGTCGTcggggccggcggcggggcgCGGCGGCAAGGCGGGCGCCTCGCCGCCGCGGGGCAAAGGCGGCGCTTCCTCGCGGCTGCTGCGCGACCTGCGCACCGACACCAAGCAGGCGCGGGGGGGCTGGCCGCGCCTCGCCCACCCCGAGCACCAcgccggcggaggaggaggaggaggaggaggaggaggaggagggtcgcGGCGCCTGAAGGGCTTCCCCAAGAAGGGGCTCCCCAAGGGCTGCTTCGGCCTCAAGCTGGACCGCATCGGCGCCATGAGCGGCCTGGGATGCTGA